One Euphorbia lathyris chromosome 1, ddEupLath1.1, whole genome shotgun sequence DNA segment encodes these proteins:
- the LOC136208983 gene encoding transcription factor MYB106 has protein sequence MGRSPCCDKVGLKKGPWTPEEDQKLLAYIEEHGHGSWRALPAKAGLQRCGKSCRLRWTNYLRPDIKRGKFSLQEEQTIIQLHALLGNRWSAIATHLPKRTDNEIKNYWNTHLKKRLAKMGIDPVTHKQKNDALSSNDGQSKNSANLSHMAQWESARLEAEARLVRESKLRCHSLPPHHTSNSHYISGSNSAWNTGIGGDLESPTSSLTFSGNAPRPQVTMMHNSGIGSENAMPMIELVGTTSGSSETEIIKEEGEINDWKNLGNSDHHNLTENSVSFTSNLHHHDHMEISMGNPWTPESLRLNSSGTMGNAMEDAMEEGFTNLLLSDSGDRSLSDSGKDSDNSGSGSDYYEDNKNYWNSILNLVNSSPNSPMF, from the exons atGGGCCGTTCCCCTTGCTGCGATAAAGTCGGTTTGAAGAAAGGTCCTTGGACTCCTGAAGAAGATCAAAAACTCCTAGCTTATATTGAAGAACACGGCCACGGCAGCTGGCGCGCCCTGCCTGCTAAAGCAG GGCTTCAAAGATGTGGAAAAAGCTGCAGGCTTAGATGGACTAATTATCTCAGACCAGATATTAAGAGAGGAAAGTTCAGTTTGCAAGAAGAACAAACCATTATTCAACTTCATGCTCTCTTAGGCAACAG GTGGTCGGCAATAGCTACTCATTTACCAAAGAGAACAGATAATGAGATTAAAAATTACTGGAATACACATCTTAAGAAAAGGTTAGCCAAAATGGGTATTGATCCTGTTACTCATAAGCAAAAAAATGATGCTTTATCTTCTAATGACGGCCAGTCCAAGAATTCAGCCAATCTTAGCCATATGGCTCAGTGGGAAAGTGCCCGTCTCGAAGCTGAGGCTCGCTTGGTTCGCGAATCCAAGCTCCGTTGTCATTCTTTGCCACCTCACCACACCTCTAATTCACATTACATTTCAG GTTCGAATTCGGCTTGGAATACTGGAATTGGCGGCGATCTTGAATCTCCGACGTCTTCTCTTACTTTCTCGGGAAATGCACCGCGGCCTCAGGTGACTATGATGCATAATTCAGGGATTGGATCGGAGAATGCAATGCCTATGATTGAGTTAGTCGGTACTACTTCAGGTTCGTCGGAAACCGAAATTAttaaagaagaaggagaaattAATGATTGGAAAAATCTCGGGAATTCGGATCATCACAATCTGACGGAAAATTCGGTTTCTTTTACATCAAATCTTCATCATCATGATCATATGGAAATTTCTATGGGGAATCCTTGGACGCCGGAATCTTTGAGGTTAAATAGCAGTGGTACTATGGGAAATGCCATGGAAGATGCTATGGAAGAGGGTTTTACTAATCTTTTGCTTAGTGATTCCGGTGACCGGAGTTTGTCAGACAGCGGCAAGGATTCAGACAATAGTGGCAGTGGAAGTGATTATTATGAAGATAACAAGAATTACTGGAACAGTATTCTTAATTTGGTGAATTCATCTCCTAATTCACCAATGTTCTaa
- the LOC136208993 gene encoding general transcription and DNA repair factor IIH subunit TFB5, whose translation MVNATKGLFISCDIPMTQFIINMNASLPPSQKFIIHVLDETHLFVQPHVSEMIRSAISEFREQISYEKPN comes from the exons ATGGTTAATGCTACTAAAGGATTGTTCATATCTTG TGATATCCCCATGACACAATTTATAATCAATATGAATGCTTCACTGCCTCCTTCACAAAAGTTCATTATTCATGTTTTAGATGAGACTCACCTCTTCGTGCAACCTCATGTTTCTGAAATGATTCGAAGTGCCATCtctgagtttagagaacaaatTTCGTATGAGAAGCCAAATTGA